Part of the Aquarana catesbeiana isolate 2022-GZ linkage group LG12, ASM4218655v1, whole genome shotgun sequence genome, gcagccttgcacccagtgcagccttgcacccagtgcagccttgcacccagtgcagccttgcacccagtgcagccttgccccagtgcagccttgccccagtgcagccttgccccagtgcagccttgccccagtgcagccttgccccagtgcagccttgaaactcgcagtttgaaaatcctgtgatcccctgcgatcctgagcttcaaaatcgctgaccgcgatttgaaaatggcgccaccggcgccaaaatacacagagccggttctcggcggctctcgttcactttcggctccactcgtagtcccgcccgggatgggcatgactctgagcggagctatccgaacctagccgagtaaacggctaggttcgggcggctctcgagtgaagccgaaagtggccgagaagagccgaggaccggcactgtatttcggcgccggcggcgccattttcaaatcgcggtctgtGATTTTgaagctcgggatcgcaggggatcggcgtataacacgcacccgcgattttcccctgattttaagggggaaaaagtgcgtgttatacgccgataaatacggtaatttattgcatttgtgtgccatGAAATTAACCTTGATGTATttgttactgaaattttgcatttcctagacctttgcggtaatgtcttgtgacataaaaacttggaactgccactattttattctcctttATTTGTCCCTTGGGGGTACTATTCCCTCCACTAATACGAGAAATTATTCTGTCAACGGATAGCGACGATCTGGCACCATTTCTCTCACtaacgccaacaatggggcactattccgcccaatgataccaacgatggggcactgttcctcccaatgataccaacgatggggcactgttcctcccaatgataccaacgatggggcactgttcctcccaatgataccaacgatggggcactattcctcccaatgataccaacgatggggcactattcctcccctaataccaaatgtggtgatgtttactcttACCGATGGCGGAAAATTTTCCACTCCtggccacagtctggtccccctaaagtctgaagggcaataaactggccctttgtttaggacgtttggagacccctgctctagggtgtctgctttcagaaaatatataatgttttgcggGGTTTgtgtaatctttaggcctaaaataaTTTAAGcgtgtgtgcaaaaaaatgcaaaaatggctctggcagcgattcgtttaaggctgggttcacacatatgcagatTGGATGAGGGttttcctgcatccaatttgcatgacaggagactgtgacccgctctcagtggagccggttcacacagctccggggctgCCGCGGAGCGCACTGAAAAAAAGAGTCCcatgcgtctttggctccgtttcaggtgcaaattcagccaaaaaatatAGTCCTCATTCGCACCTGAAATGGtgtacagggacgcaccggacccctgctgggagccgcggCCGCATCTactgtgaacccggcctaaatgatACTGCCGCCCAGTTATAGGTGCGGTTAGAGCCAGTCTTCTGGGGCGATTGTTGAGCACATTTGGTGTCGATGGTTTTCTCAGAGCGATTAGGTGTCCGGGACAGTGGGAGATTCCTGACGAGTGTCTAGGGTTCCTGTGCGGTGTGATGAGGAGGtggtgtgttctctctctctctcatattctaTCTGACCTCTGTTTGTTGTTTCAGGGATCTTAGCAACGTCAACTGCGAGGAGCTGGGCCCCCTCCCGCCAGGCTGGGAGATCCGGAACACAGCCACAGGCCGAGTCTACTTTGTAGATCACAACAACCGCACCACACAGTTCACAGACCCCAGGCTGTCTGCCAACCTACACATCGTTTTAAAGTGAGTGCCAATGttatcacccccccacacacacaccccctgagCGCCTTGTGTCACCTCTTATGGTCACTGTACAGAGGAATTCTGCTGTCTAGGTGGACATCTGCCATCTACAATGCCAACCTCATTGGTCAGTTCTGTATAGTACCAGAATAAAATGAACCTGTTCTGAGACAAACCCTGCCTAGATAACTGCAGGCACCATAGCTCTGCCGAGTCTTTCCCCAGAGACCAAACTTTGTGACCATTACAGCACCTAACTGGAGCTTAGATACTTCCCCTTTAAATCCTCCAATGCCCTGCACCATCATAGTGACCTACTGAGAGGTATCTGAATTGCATTGTGGGTATTAAtggtctagaccagcctttctcaaaatGTTTaatctggaggaacccttgaaataacaaattagcaggggttccccaaagCCAAAAaagttatctgagaggcagaaattgcttattgtttaaggaacccctagcaacttctggagaaaCCTtggtctaggtcagtgatggcgaactttggcaccccagatgttttggaactacatctcccatgatgcttaactacactgcagagtgcatgagcaccatgggaaatgtagttccaaaacatctggggtgccaagattcgccattaCTTTTGTGCTCCCTGGGTTTTGTAGTATTGACTACCTCCACCTTATGGTCAGGCTGACTCGGTAACTGGTTACCTCTGTCTCTGAGTTGTAGTTGGCTCCATTGTCCTCCTAGGTCTCTGTCCTTGTTTTCAGTGCAGTAGGATAGTGGAGCATAGCCAGAGGCACTAGGCGACATTCAGCAGTATTTACCCATCAATGAAATAATTTGTGAGGATTTAACCTGTAAACATAATGCATCGTACTCGGCTCCTTCTAATCGATCAGTCATTATATTGGCTGGAATAGACCATCATTCCAGCCCAACTTTGGCAGGGGGGGGACTACCTTTTACTTTTCTTTGGTTGGAATTACAGGAGACTTCCATTTCTCTGGTCTGATTGTGCGTGGAGATTCTTGACACATCCAGCGTCCGTCTGTGTCACCGAGATTGTTCCCCCAGGATGCACCTCTTCTCCGTAAGGGGACAGAATTGCGCCATTTTCAAAGCGGCTCTAATTTGCAATTTTACATCTTtccgtgttttttttatttttttaatttccatcATTTTCATTAGCAGAGATGATAAATGAGGAAATGTTTTCAGTGCACTCTTTCTGTTACCCATCCATCTCCACATTCTCCATTGTACATTGGGTGACAGAGTGGCGTAGTCGGTGGATTTCTTTATGTGTTTATTAAAGTTGTTGATCTTTATGGAGGGAGATTGGTGCAATCACagaagaccccccccctcccccatttctttccccatcccctttGTAAACACAGCCTGTATGGCAGTTGGCTAACCGCTTGCCACCcatagtacatttactgcaggggcCAGCTAGAAGCACCACAATGTTACAGTACAGCGAGACCTCTTTCCGGGTGCCCATGCACGCTTCCCCTGCTAACCTGTGCTGTGATAGCACAAGTTtttcagcaggtttcagccaatgattttggctctgtacctgctgatcagctgtggccaataacagcacagagttctgtgtttaccaACAAACAGAATTCTGCAAAGACtgagatctggctgtttcttcttccTGAAACCTACTCTTGAGTTCAGAGAGAAGCAGCAGCCAGATCTGTaagtaaaagcaacacacattaACCCGTTGGCGCCGgctgcacgcaaatatgtggctcTTCTGCGGGTACGCCTTGTTGCCCAAGCGCCCGCATATTTGCATTGAGTGTGAATACAGCTGTGCCAGGAGCTCACGTCCTGCGCGCTACCGGTACAGTTACCGACGGCTAGAGAAAAGCTCCCAATCATTACTTGGGAATGGGacctttccaatcatgtgactgccgtgacagccaattgcgacagtcacatgatcataaaccctgacCCACCTCCCGGCATCTTAAaccccttaaagtgacactaaaggtaattttttttttttttaaataacaaacatgtacctccactgtgcagctcgttttgcacagagtggtcccgatcctggtcatctggggtccctcggcggctgtctcggctcttCCCCGCATCAGATAATACCCTGGGAGAACCGccctcccggggggttaccttgcgggcgcgctcccaagtccaacatttggtgtccatagacgccgaattcaggactcggccccgccccccggcggctgcgtcattggatttgattgacagcagcaggagccaatggctgcgctgctatcaatccaatcaACAGCTGAGAGAAGGCGcttccccgtgggacaagtttgagggttcaggtaagtaaaatgggggggggttggggggccggtcactgataggtgtttttttcaccttaatgcataggatgcattaaggtgaaaaaacacgaacctttacaacacctttaaaggGTCGGGAGGCGACGGATCCAAGAggttaaaccagggatcctcaaactacggccctccagctgttgcagaactacacgtcccatgaggcattgtaaagctctgacattcacagacatgactagacatgatgggaattgtagttcctgaacaactggagggccgtagtttgaagacccctgggttaAACATTTAATCtcttgattgcccctaaatgttaaccccttcccagccagtgtcattagtgcagtgacagtgtatagtattgtcACTGTATTAGACCTGATTCAAACAGGGGCGACTTGTCTGGCAACTTAACCGCCTGACAAGTCACACTCCATTCTGTACaaaggaaccccccaaaaaaggttgctgtactactttggggcgacttcagagcaGCTTGCATTAACTTCTGTACATAAGCCATTTTGCAAGCTGCGCTGAAGTCGCGCTttacggggcggcttcagagtcaggcgactttgaagccgcccctgtgtgaaccggctcccaATGTCACTGGTGATCTCAGCCAGTTAAGTGTCCCTCCCAGCCATTATCTGTTAGCGACAGATTGCCAGCCACCcttatcacagtcacactataagttgctgaaTGGCAAAataatggcttggtcatgaagggggtgaaaccttccggaggTCTATCGGTTAATGAATGCTTTTCTCTTCACAGCCGCCAGAACCAGCTAAAAGACcaacaacagcagcagcagcagcaaccgcCGCCACCACCTCCGGTGGTATCCTTATGTCAGCTCCCCGATGACGTGGACTGTCTGACTGTCCCACGTTATAAGAGAGACCTGGTGCAGAAACTGAAGATCCTGAGACAGGAGCTGTCCCAGCAGCAGCCTCAAGCTGGACATTGCCGCATTGAGGTGTCCCGGGAGGAGATCTTCGAGGTACGTGTTTCTCTCTCTATTCATGGATATAAAGATTAGACGCAGGGCGTGACAGGTGACATGCATTTTGCCCCTACTTTGGCCAGATGCAGTCATTAATTGAAGAACTTGGGTCACATGGTTAtggttaattggggggggggggtccctcctTTAGcatattgggctccattcacagagcaGTATCTACTGCTCAGCATTTTTGCTTAATTTTTTGGGCATTCACAAAAAAAGCGactaaaatactgcatgcggtattttagtagagAAAGCTTGCAGTAATTTAACGCTGGCAGTGACTGGCAACTTAACTACCAtttgtaaatagctggttgttagggagtggGCTTCCGATGCGTCCTTAATAACCGATGTGTCATCAGCGGGCTTCTCCGCTGAATGTAAATAAGATTTGCCAGCAATGaaaaattgtggggaaaaaacagcGGTATTGATTACGCTGTCTCGACCCTTAGGTCAGGAcatcatgtgaatgagtaggggtacatagtacccttattcaccaaaaaagtgctcAAAAAGGTAAAtaaaggcagtttttgacaagttcttaaactaaacaaaaaaaatgccccccggtgtagatccatgaTCAATCACAATGACTGCCACCATTGCTCAATAAACGAAGGGGCccagcccccttgtgacatcactgacccagcatgccctCGGTCGGTGACATCATAAGAGGGCGGAGAATACAAATCTGACAGGATGTTTTCGCCTCTGCTTACTGAATGGTTGTTTCACGTCTTGCAGGAGTCCTACAGGCAGGTGATGAAGATGAGGCCGAAGGACCTGTGGAAGAGACTTATGATCAAATTCCGTGGGGAGGAGGGCTTAGACTATGGTGGCGTGGCCAGGTGCGTAAAGATGGCAATGTATTAGTGTGCTTTGTATCCCTGATTTGTCCTGCAGTGGGGAGCCCCAGAATGTCTGGAGGAAGtgtccttaaaggagttgtaaaccctcacggtttgcatcctatgcattaagttgaaaaaccttctgtgctgagctcccctttttcttacccgaGCCCAACCGTTTCAGCGACGGGgttgagcacagcagctccagccgctgtctggtgtcctcattggatagattgatagcagcaggagccattagtgacactagtatagtgatcagtgctaataatttgaactgtcactgtactaatgacactggctgggaaggggttaacaacaggggcgatcagagggttaactctgtgcctagccagtgtttttgcaCAGTGGGAGGTGCAAGGGATGGATtattgtccctgctttgcagagacacagtatccatgccttccctcctgtcagaacggtgatctgccttgtttacatttgcagACCACTGTTCTACCTCTGTGCAGAATGATCGGTGGGTCcaggcagacattgagtctgctcccactgtgtgtaatcacagcgggagcaagccTGCGGCGGCACACATGTGCGCCCCCCTACCTGGAAATGTCGGATcgcatgtgtgtatatacatgatcTGGTGCAGAGGGTGCTGCCCCTGTACCTCCAAAGGGAGTGAACCCCCACCGATCCATGGAAGCACCTAACATCGGCTAGGAATAACTTAAATTCTCACACTTTACCTTAGGAGAAGCTAAAGCAAGGAAATGGTCCCTGGTTTCCTTCTAGGTGTCTCGGCTCTCCAACCCCATTACACTGCTGTGCTCAGCATGGAGCAAGTACATCAAGGaggacgcgggggggggggggggggttgggctcttCACACTATAGGAAATGGCAAACATCCTATCACTGCAGACAAGTTTTTTCCTGAACTCTGTGTGCTGCTCGATGACTATTGTGATTTAATTATTGTACAGATTTGGTTTTCTTCAGTTTCGGGTATTTGTTGTTTTGCAGAGAGTGGCTTTACCTGTTGTCTCACGAGATGTTGAACCCGTACTACGGCCTCTTCCAGTATTCCCGCGACGACATCTACACACTACAGATCAACCCAGATTCTGCGGTCAACCCGGTACGTGGCTCCACTCCTCCTCCTTCTTGTGTCTTCTGCTTGCACTGCCCTTCTCACACATGAAGTGAagattcctctctgccaatccaaTTCCTCCATTgcctgccactcaaccaacaaattcaagatactaacaacaacttacaaagccacccacaactccgCCCCCAGCTACAtgactaacctggtctcaaaataccaaccagatcagtctcttcattcctcccaagatctcctgctttctagctcccttgtcacccaTCCCATACCTAGAACTTCTCCCGAGCCGCTCCCAAcccctggaatgctctaccccaatttgTCCGATTATCTCCAACTTTGTTAACTCtcagaccagtggcggcccgtccaattaggggcgcctgggcaccgtcccctctatccacggcaccccctatatgaatgatgaatagattcatgcatagtatgGATCTTTCCACTCCCGCTGcgaccaccccctattcatgcgtccggcccgtTTCAGGACACCAGGCGTCTGAATTACAGCGCCGGGTTTTTTTTAAaaccacctgattagagccataggctttgaaatagggtgggctcggagcgcataGCATTGCGCCATGAGCACACCCAGGTGTTATAACACCACTGTTGCTGTTATAACACTGAACCTCAATGCGGCCattcagaagcaggtctgagacccgttttccgattgtctgtatcagcacatcccccacagttattacctttttgtatctcTTCAACCTCtctcttagactgtaagctctaaggagcaggaccctctgattcctcctgtagtaaagtgtattgtatttgtagtgtctaccctcaagttgtgaagcgctgcgtaaactgtgacgctatataaatcctgtataataataatttgtcacCTGTACTCAAGCCATGACCTATGACCACGCTATAGACGAATGGTGGCTACAGCGTGGTCGCCATTTCTGGGACGATGTCTATTGACATCCTCTCATGATCGCACTTCCCCCCACGCCCCCCTGTGGCGCACATTGGCAGTGATTGCTGCAGTGATCACCTTTTGTGGTGCGTATTGGCAGTGATATTGCGCAATCTCTTCATGACCGCGTTAatgccgaatgacggctacagcactgTCTcacattgccaggagggcgtcataTGGCTTCCCCCCGTGATTCTTGCGTGCCCCCTGCGACACGCATCGGTAGTGATCTgtgatttctgtgttttctggacacagctgatcacagatcggggtaaagagccaaacaCTGTGgcactttaccatgtgaccagctgtgttaAATTACAACTGATcaaagtgtaaacaggatttgccggttatcggcaatccttttctcgcgctgacagtgcgggaggagagaagagccggtaagcGGTAAACCACACAGGGAACAGCTACActgttaatcagggcactgatcatgagTATCCtcatgatcagtgcagcctcatcggtgccgcctcgtCGGGTCACAtgggtgccgcctcatcagtgcaggagaTAGATTACTTATTTACAAGATTTTATAATGGAAACGTAGAAactttattttttccaaattttctggtttttccatttatatagcaaaaaaaataaaaaaactgtggtgattacataccaccaaaagaaagctctatctgtctcaaaaaatgataaaaaattttctTTGGGGTCCAGCGTtacatgatcgcacaattgtcattcaaagtgcaacagcgctgaaaattggcctggacaggaagggggtgaacgtgCCGGTCCGATTTATAGTCTTACTCTGACAGATGTCTCTCTCCATCTCCAGGAACATCTCTCCTATTTCCATTTTGTGGGGAGGATTATGGGCATGGCGGTATTTCACGGGCACTACATTGACGGAGGCTTCACGCTACCCTTTTATAAGCAGCTGCTTGGGAAATCAATCACGTTGGACGACATGGAGTCTGTGGACCCTGACCTGCACAACAGCCTGGTCTGGATTCTGTAAGTTTACCCCGACAGCTGCTTCCTGTGTGCCGATGGCACTCTCTCCGATTTCTGTGACAACGTTTGTCTTCTTTATCCAGAGAGAATGACATCACGGCGGTGTTGGATCACACGTTCTGCGTAGAACACAGCGCGTACGGTGAACTCATCCAACACGAGCTGAAACCAAACGGGAAGAGCATCCCAGTGACGGAAGAAACCAAAAAGGAATACGTCAGGTAGGTGGGACCTCAGCGGTTCCTAGTCATGTGACTTCTGTGTGCCCTATTGACTTCTATTTAGGTAAATTTGGGTTAAACTACCGCCTACAGGAggttgggacactggcaaacagaaaaagTTGTAGACCAGACCTTCATGCTAATCCCGAGGTGTTAAGCAGTCAGTGCACTGGCTTGTTGTTTCCTCCTAGGACCTAAACAAATATATAGGTTAAAGAAACCCGGCAGATCGACTTCCACAATGAATGTTTATTAATCCATGTGTAGTAAAACAATACTCGGCTTGCGCGtgtatccttaaaggggttgtaaacccttgtgtttttttttttaaataaataacatgCTTATACATTCAGCCCCGATCCCCTTCTTTTGGGGCGCCcgccggcactccaggcccctctgcaagccactttccctggggggcACCCATCCCTTCCTGTCCCagagtcccgctgctgtgtccattgacacagacagcggtacttggccctgtgtcactggatttgattgacagtagtgggaaccaatggcttctGCTatcatcaatctgtccaatgaggagagaggcagcggctggagctgctgcgctcatgcacattgctggatcggattgggctaAGGTAAGAAAaacggggggtctggggggagctgcagcacagaaggtttttcaccttaatgcatagaatgcattaaggtgaaaaaccttgaggctttgtAACCACTTTAATCATAGCCATGCGCCGAAACGCGTAAGCCCTCTATTATTTTGTACTACACCTGGATTAATAAAACTCGTTCATTGCGGAAGATCGAGTTGCTGGCTTTCTTTCATCTATATAGAACTGTATAACCCTCTCCTCTACCCAGCATGTTTTTCTGCTAGTGTCCTATTTCTCTCACACACTTGGCACGCACCCCATCTGATTTTTAATCTTCCTAATCCTCTGCTGTTCTGATACTAGATTGTACGTGAACTGGAGGTTTCTGCGGGGGATCGAAGCGCAGTTCCTGGCTCTGCAGAAAGGATTTAATGAAGTTATCCCACAACACCTGCTGAAGTCGTTCGATGAAAAGGAGCTGGAGGTAAGTCCTGCATTGTAGGCTGTCTTTGGGTCACCAGCTAGAGAGAGCTCCACGCCATCACATGaggtgctgggacttgtagttctactaAAAACTTGGAAAAGATAGGAATAATCGGACTTGTAAGGGTGCTTAATGCAGACAATGATACTGTATTAAAAGTTCATCATTTATTAATTCATAATGTTAAAAACATTTCATAATAAAATCATACAGAATTTGTACATGGTCTTGTTATTTCCATAGTGGTATTGCAGTATAaactcccaacatgtttcgccctttgGGGCTTCTTCAGGGGACATAACCGCTAATGATCCGAAAGCTATATCAGAAAAACAAAATCTAAATAACGTATTAATGTGACACGTTCTATATTAGTATGTTATTTATATTCTGCTTTTCTGATATGGCTTTCAGATTATTAGTGGTTAtcatttctcctgaagaagccccaAAGGGCGAAAAATGTTGAGAGTTTATACTGCTATACCACTATGGAAATGAGAACAAGAGCCCATGCACAAATTGTGAAATAAGAGCTAATCTGAAAGCTACATCAGAAAAACATGTAAATGTAAATAACATACATATTTATATAACGCGTCTCATATTAACAcgttatttaatttgttttttctaATGTAGCTTTCAGATTATTAGTGGTTATCATTTCTCCTAAAGGGCGAAACATGCTGTGAGTTTATACTGCTATACCACTATGGAAATAAGAACAAGACCATGTGCAAATGTTTTTACCATTGTGAGTTAATAAATGATGAATTTAATAGAGTCTAGCATTGTCTgcattaaccactaagccaccgcccaccgtcatatgacggctggacgaggcttctgttattctgggaggacgtcatatgacgtcctcgccttcccgagccactagggggcgcgcgcgcccgccgtgtcactcgggacccggtgcgcgtgcccggcggccgcgatgtccgccgggcacccgcgattgccgggtaacacagcaggagcgtggatctgtgcatgtaaacacagatccacgtcctgtcagagaggagaggagaccgatggcgtgtcccttgtacatagggacagcgatcggtcacctcccccagtcagtcccctccccccacagttagaatcacctccttaggtaatacattaacccctcgagcgccccctagtgttaaccccttccctgccagtcacatttacacagtaatcaatgcaattttatagcattgatcgctgtataaatgtgaatggtcccaaaaatgtgtcaaaagtgtccgatgtgtccgccgcaatatcgcagtcacaataaaaattgcagatcgccgccattactagtaaaaaataaataaataataaaaatgctataaatctatcccgtattttgtagacactataacttttgcgcaaaccaatcaattttttaccaaaaatatgtagaagaatacgtatcggcctaaactgaggaaaaaatttgttaaaaaaaaaaaaaaaattggatatttattatagcaaaaagtaaaaaatattgtgttttttcaaaattgtccctcttcttttgtttatagcgcaagaaataaaaaccgcagaggtgatcaaataccaccaaaagaaagctctatttgtgggaaaaaaatgataaaaatttaattaaggtgcagtgtaacacgaccgcgcaattgtcattcaaagtgcgacagcgctgaaaactgaaaaatggcttgggcaggaagggggtgtaagtgccctgtattgaggtggttaagcaccTTTAAAAGTCCCATTAGTCCCCTCTTTTCCAACTTTTCTGTATGCTGGGATGTAGTGCTGATATCATTCATCTGCATTATAAACCAGCAGTTCTACTGAACCACATGTGGGCTGATGTTCTCCATCTCTTTGTTTTCAGCTAATCATTTGTGGGCTGGGGAAGATCGATGTGAATGATTGGAAAGCTAACACCCGGTTAAAACACTGCACGGCGGAGAGCAACATTGTGAAATGGTTCTGGAAGGCGGTGGAGTCGTtcgatgaggagaggagagcgcgGCTACTGCAGTTTGTCACCGGATCGTCTCGAGTTCCTCTGCAAGGCTTTAAAGCATTACAAGGTAAGCGCTCACCTGCCTGGAAGGTCGGGGAGATATCAGACTGTTTTTCCAGACGAAGTCGCCGAACAGACGTGTGAAGCGAGGACTGTTCCTCTCACCCATTGCGGCCATTGTTCAGAAATGTTTTGAGATTTGTGGGCCTTTTCCGGGGCCCCTAACAGGACACAGGTTGGCGCAGACTGCCCCATAGTCCTGCTGTTTCATACTGGATTCTACTGTTCCTTGGGTGACGGGAAGGCACATGGCGGAGGAGACCCCGGGGCCGGGGATGTTTGGATATGATTAAAGTGCGACAAGGTTTTGTTAGGTTCCCCCCTCTGCCCTCTTTTGTAACATTTGTTTTCCCAATTCCAGGTGCAGCTGGCCCACGGCTCTTCACCATCCATCAGATTGATGCAAACACCAACAACCTGCCCAAGGCACATACATGGTGAGTGTCCTACACCAGTCGGGGGGCTCTGCTGGCTGGGACACTTCAGTTGGGTTGATAGCTCCATCCACTGGTGAAGCTTAGGGATGGATTAGACTTGaataatattggggggggggggggggggtagcagagaGTTGCACATACACAAGCTTGCACCACTCTTCTGAACATAAAAATGGAGCAGATGTTGCTCTTAATTAACCTCTTCATGACCTCGCtgtagccaaatgacggctactgCGCTGCCTCACATTGCCAGGAGGGCGACATATGGCATCCTCCCGTGATTGTGATTCTGGCGTGCTCCCTGCGACACGCATCGGTGGTGATCTGTAATCGCTGTGTCCtctggactcagctgatcacagatcggggtaaagagacaatcacagcggctctttaccatgtgaccagctgtgtccaatcacagctgatcaccgtgTAAACAGGATTTGTCGGAGAGGAGAACCGTTAAGCggaaatccacacaggggacatctacaccgaTGATCAGTGAaaccccaacagtgccacctatcagtgcctcctcaacagtgcagcctcatcagcgcccatcagggcAGGAGAAATGTACTTATGTACAAAATTTGGAgattaggggtgtactg contains:
- the SMURF2 gene encoding E3 ubiquitin-protein ligase SMURF2 (The sequence of the model RefSeq protein was modified relative to this genomic sequence to represent the inferred CDS: added 151 bases not found in genome assembly) gives rise to the protein MSNPGSRRNGPVKLRLTVLCAKNLVKKDFFTGLPDPFAKVVVDGSGQCHSTDTVKNTLDPKWNQHYDLYIGKSDSITISVWNHKKIHKKQGAGFLGCVRLLSNAINRLKDTGYQRLDLCKLGPNDNDNVRGQIVVSLQSRDRIGTGGQVVDCSRLFDNDLPDGWEERRTASGRIQYLNHITRTTQWERPTRPASEYSSPGRPLSCFVDENTPITGTNGATSGQTSDPRITERRVRSQRHRNYMSRTHLHTPPDLPEGYEQRTTQQGQVYFLHTQTGVSTWHDPRVPRDLSNVNCEELGPLPPGWEIRNTATGRVYFVDHNNRTTQFTDPRLSANLHIVLNRQNQLKDQQQQQQQQPPPPPPVVSLCQLPDDVDCLTVPRYKRDLVQKLKILRQELSQQQPQAGHCRIEVSREEIFEESYRQVMKMRPKDLWKRLMIKFRGEEGLDYGGVAREWLYLLSHEMLNPYYGLFQYSRDDIYTLQINPDSAVNPEHLSYFHFVGRIMGMAVFHGHYIDGGFTLPFYKQLLGKSITLDDMESVDPDLHNSLVWILENDITAVLDHTFCVEHSAYGELIQHELKPNGKSIPVTEETKKEYVRLYVNWRFLRGIEAQFLALQKGFNEVIPQHLLKSFDEKELELIICGLGKIDVNDWKANTRLKHCTAESNIVKWFWKAVESFDEERRARLLQFVTGSSRVPLQGFKALQGAAGPRLFTIHQIDANTNNLPKAHTCFNRIDIPPYENYEKLSEKLLTAIEETCGFAVE